From the genome of Nodosilinea sp. FACHB-141, one region includes:
- a CDS encoding peptidoglycan recognition family protein yields MARRWIWIGLGGVLVVLLSLGFSSARAAGPLEPMLTVSGLPPMQTTAAATLQPLKAAQPGPTDFAAPKLAQAAPPRQVTALADPTNYGDRFLTDINGQVVHNDFIAVLHETVGSAQSALNLFRTRHPRDQDQVSYHALIGRDGTVYYIVPPEKRAFGAGNSVFNGPNGPEAVRTNAAFPPSVNNFAYHVSLETPGDGFNNRRSHSGYTQAQYDSLAWLLAQTTIPDSRITTHQAVDRSGNRMDPRSFNSSSFFSQLRRYPTRSSLTG; encoded by the coding sequence GTGGCTCGTCGCTGGATTTGGATAGGGTTAGGGGGGGTGCTGGTAGTGCTGCTGAGCCTAGGGTTTAGTTCAGCCCGCGCGGCAGGCCCCCTAGAACCTATGCTCACTGTAAGCGGTCTGCCGCCAATGCAAACCACGGCGGCGGCCACGCTTCAGCCGCTCAAGGCCGCTCAGCCGGGGCCAACTGATTTTGCGGCCCCAAAGCTGGCCCAAGCGGCCCCGCCCCGCCAGGTGACAGCCCTGGCCGACCCTACTAACTACGGCGATCGCTTTCTCACCGACATCAATGGCCAAGTCGTGCACAACGACTTCATTGCCGTGCTGCACGAAACCGTGGGCTCGGCTCAAAGTGCCCTCAACCTATTCCGGACGCGGCACCCGCGCGACCAAGACCAGGTCAGCTACCATGCCCTAATTGGCCGCGACGGCACGGTCTACTACATCGTGCCGCCTGAAAAACGGGCTTTTGGAGCTGGCAACTCCGTGTTCAATGGCCCCAATGGCCCAGAGGCGGTGCGCACTAATGCGGCATTTCCCCCCTCGGTGAACAATTTTGCCTACCATGTGTCTTTGGAGACGCCTGGCGATGGCTTCAACAACCGCCGGAGCCACAGCGGCTATACCCAAGCCCAGTACGATTCCTTAGCTTGGCTGCTGGCTCAGACCACCATTCCCGACAGCCGGATTACCACCCACCAAGCGGTCGATCGCTCCGGCAACCGAATGGATCCGCGTAGCTTTAATTCCTCCAGCTTTTTTAGCCAGCTGCGCCGCTACCCCACCCGCAGCAGCCTGACAGGTTAG